One window from the genome of Paracoccus marcusii encodes:
- a CDS encoding penicillin-binding protein 1A encodes MLRPILSFFGAIFSWVVTGVFFAALTVGGIFWIYSRDLPSHETLAQYSPKTISRIYSAEGQLIDEFAEERRIFVPIDEVPDLIKQAFVSAEDKNFYSHPGYDLRGILSAAFEAAVSGGSSVRGASTITQQVMKNFLLSSDRSVERKVKELILAARLERSLSKDQILELYLNEIFLGQNSFGVAAAAQTYFNKSLSELAPHEAAMLAAMPQAPGRYHPVTAKERVTERRNYVLREMWQNGFIDEATYEAEAKLPLRSVQNGDYPSFRRALPPRDYFTDEIRRQLSLEFGQEEFFGGGLTIRATVDPDLQSEAASALQTALEDYDRNRGVWRGTGEVIEAGLLTDEASWRGALWDLRLPRDIPGWHPAVVLEVGASDARIGIEGIEEDADGHWIPASDVQWARPLDRETRTLGPRAQVAGDLVRVGDVVLVRAMIDGADFNRWSLRQVPEVQGGFMAMDVNTGRVLAMQGGFSYESSVFNRATQAQRQPGSSFKPFVYAAALDNNYTPATIVVDEPIRINTPQGLWEPQNSSGRHYGPTPLRTGIEQSRNLMTIRIADDIGMDRVAKYAEDFGVYDTLAPFLANALGAQETTLFKMVAAYAMFANGGERVEPTLVDRVQDRRGRTVYRHDQRVCETCAMQAMPAGQAPVIDTNRERVMDAVTAYQLTSMLEGAVERGSGSGVDLPVPIAGKTGTTNDAKDVWFIGYSSNIVAGCYLGYDQPRSLGERAYGGTLCVPVFNAFMREAVAEYGGTEFTVPPGGYWVKIDRITGQRLPDDATGPNVIAEYFRDGTDPDWLTPYVVSGFGDEVVILPWEAGASGGGQAITTSTGERRVIPGRTDFGTMSSGGLY; translated from the coding sequence GTGCTGCGACCCATCCTGTCTTTCTTCGGTGCGATCTTTTCCTGGGTGGTCACCGGGGTGTTCTTTGCGGCCCTGACCGTCGGCGGCATCTTCTGGATCTATTCGCGCGACCTGCCCAGCCACGAGACGCTGGCCCAGTATTCGCCCAAGACCATCAGCCGCATCTATTCCGCCGAAGGCCAGCTGATCGACGAGTTCGCCGAGGAGCGCCGCATCTTCGTGCCCATCGACGAGGTGCCCGACCTGATCAAGCAGGCCTTCGTCAGCGCCGAGGACAAGAACTTCTACAGCCATCCGGGCTATGACCTGCGCGGCATCCTGTCCGCGGCGTTCGAGGCCGCGGTCTCTGGCGGGTCCAGCGTGCGCGGCGCGTCCACGATCACCCAGCAGGTGATGAAGAATTTCCTTCTGTCCAGCGACCGCAGCGTGGAACGCAAGGTCAAGGAGCTGATCCTGGCCGCGCGGCTGGAACGCAGCCTGTCCAAGGACCAGATCCTGGAGCTGTACCTGAACGAGATCTTCCTGGGTCAGAACAGCTTCGGCGTGGCCGCCGCGGCGCAGACCTATTTCAACAAGTCGCTGTCCGAACTGGCCCCGCACGAGGCCGCGATGCTGGCCGCCATGCCGCAGGCGCCCGGCCGCTATCACCCCGTGACCGCCAAGGAGCGCGTGACCGAACGGCGCAACTACGTCCTGCGCGAGATGTGGCAGAACGGCTTCATCGACGAGGCCACCTATGAGGCCGAGGCCAAGCTGCCGCTGCGGTCGGTGCAGAACGGGGACTATCCGTCGTTCCGCCGTGCGTTGCCGCCGCGCGACTATTTCACCGACGAGATCCGCCGCCAGCTGAGCTTGGAGTTCGGCCAGGAGGAATTCTTTGGCGGGGGGCTGACCATCCGCGCGACCGTCGATCCCGACCTGCAGTCGGAGGCGGCAAGCGCGCTGCAGACCGCGCTGGAGGATTACGACCGCAACCGCGGCGTCTGGCGCGGCACCGGAGAGGTGATCGAGGCCGGACTGCTGACCGACGAGGCCAGCTGGCGCGGCGCGCTGTGGGACCTGCGCCTGCCGCGCGACATTCCGGGCTGGCACCCGGCCGTGGTGCTGGAGGTCGGGGCATCCGACGCCCGCATCGGCATCGAGGGGATCGAGGAGGACGCCGACGGTCACTGGATCCCCGCATCCGACGTGCAATGGGCCCGGCCCCTGGACCGCGAGACGCGCACGCTGGGACCGCGCGCGCAGGTGGCGGGCGATCTGGTGCGGGTGGGCGACGTGGTCCTGGTCCGCGCCATGATAGATGGTGCCGATTTCAACCGCTGGAGCCTGCGCCAGGTGCCCGAGGTGCAGGGCGGTTTCATGGCGATGGACGTCAACACCGGCCGCGTCCTGGCGATGCAGGGCGGGTTCTCGTACGAGAGCAGCGTCTTCAACCGCGCTACGCAGGCGCAGCGCCAGCCGGGGTCGTCCTTCAAGCCCTTCGTCTATGCCGCGGCGCTGGACAACAACTATACCCCCGCGACCATCGTCGTGGACGAGCCGATCCGCATCAACACGCCGCAGGGGCTGTGGGAACCGCAGAACTCGTCGGGGCGCCATTACGGGCCGACGCCGCTGCGGACGGGGATCGAGCAGTCGCGCAACCTGATGACCATCCGTATCGCGGACGACATCGGCATGGATCGGGTCGCCAAGTATGCCGAGGATTTCGGCGTCTATGACACGCTGGCGCCGTTCCTGGCCAACGCCCTGGGCGCGCAGGAGACGACGCTGTTCAAGATGGTCGCCGCCTATGCGATGTTCGCCAACGGCGGCGAGCGGGTCGAGCCCACGCTGGTCGACCGTGTCCAGGACCGCCGCGGGCGCACCGTCTATCGCCACGACCAGCGCGTCTGCGAGACCTGCGCGATGCAGGCCATGCCCGCCGGGCAGGCGCCGGTGATCGACACCAACCGCGAACGCGTGATGGACGCGGTCACGGCCTATCAACTGACCTCGATGCTGGAGGGCGCGGTCGAGCGCGGTTCGGGATCGGGCGTCGATCTGCCCGTGCCGATCGCGGGCAAGACCGGCACGACCAACGATGCCAAGGACGTGTGGTTCATCGGCTATTCCAGCAACATCGTGGCGGGCTGCTATCTGGGCTATGACCAGCCGCGTTCGTTGGGTGAACGGGCTTATGGGGGGACGCTGTGCGTTCCGGTCTTCAACGCCTTCATGCGCGAGGCCGTGGCCGAGTATGGCGGGACGGAGTTCACCGTCCCGCCGGGCGGCTATTGGGTCAAGATCGACCGCATCACCGGCCAGCGCCTGCCGGACGATGCCACCGGTCCGAACGTCATCGCCGAGTATTTCCGCGACGGCACCGATCCCGACTGGCTGACGCCCTACGTCGTGTCGGGCTTTGGCGACGAGGTGGTGATCCTGCCCTGGGAAGCCGGGGCCAGCGGTGGGGGGCAGGCGATCACGACCTCGACCGGCGAGAGGCGGGTCATTCCGGGGCGGACCGATTTCGGCACCATGTCGTCGGGCGGGCTGTACTGA